The window TCGGGAGCCAGCGTGTGGCGCAGAAAGAGGATGAGCGCGAACCCGAACAGACCCATGAGAATGGACGGCATACCCGCGAGAAGGTTGACGCAGAAATCCAGGATGCCGGAAAAGCGGCCTCGCGGGAATTCGTTCAGGTAAATGCCGCAGAACAATCCGAGCGGGATGGCCGTGAGGGCGGCCAGCGCGGTGACGGCCAGCGTCCCGAAACAGGCGGGCCAGATGCCGTCCCAGACCGGCGCGAACCGGAATATGGCGTCCAGGGGCGGGGTGTCGCCGAAAAACAGTTCGAGGCCGAGGCCTCCCCAGCCTTGCCGGAGGAGAAAGACGACGAGTCCGATCACGCCGATTGCGGGCAGCAGCGCGCAGGCCCAGCAGAAGAGGGAAAAAAGGCGGTAGCGGGTCTTCATCCGTTGTCCTCGCCGGACCGTTTGAGCAGTTGCAGGCCGAGATTGACCAGCGTGGTGCTCAGAAAAAGAATGAGCCCGCAGGCGAAAAGGGAGAGATAGGCCAGACTCTGGCTGTCCGTCGCGACCACCAGCGCGATGTGCGCCGTCATGGTCCGAAGGGATTCGAGAAGGGAGCCGGGGACCTGTGCCGCGTTGCCCGCGAGCATGAGCGGGATCATGGTGTCGCCCAGGGCGCGCCCGAAACCGAGCACGAGCGCTGCGGCGAAGCCCCTGCCGGAGATCGGTATGACCAGGTGCAGAAGGCGCTGGGCCGGACTCATGCCCAGGGCCGCGGCCGTGAGCGTGACCTGCGGCTCGATGAGCATGAACTGGCTGTGCAGCATGAGCACGATGGTCGGCAGGATGAGGACGGCCAGCCCGACCGCGGCCGCCAGCCAGCAAAAACCGCTTCCGCTGCGAAACGCCTCCCGAAGGAGCGGC of the Desulfovibrio sp. Fe33 genome contains:
- a CDS encoding PstC family ABC transporter permease produces the protein MHRTADRRTGSVWLPACRFSAAVTGAAVLAILLFLLWFSLPLLDADTLSKLLSWEWRPFQGGFGILPMVAGSLLLSLSALLLAFPVSVGICCFAHGMGPSGPAAYLLRLVKFMTSVPTVVYGFVGVFVLVPLLREAFRSGSGFCWLAAAVGLAVLILPTIVLMLHSQFMLIEPQVTLTAAALGMSPAQRLLHLVIPISGRGFAAALVLGFGRALGDTMIPLMLAGNAAQVPGSLLESLRTMTAHIALVVATDSQSLAYLSLFACGLILFLSTTLVNLGLQLLKRSGEDNG